The Patescibacteria group bacterium genome segment TAGGTTATACTCCCGATTTGGTCACGGGAGTTTGGGCGGGCAATAATGATAATTCCGAAATGGATAAAGCCGCCGGCTATGCCGTGGCTTCGCCCATCTGGAATGCTTATATGCGGCAAGCGACTGCTAATATGCCAGTCAAAGCGTTTCCCGTGCCGGAAGGTATTCGCCAAGTAGTGGTAGATGAATTGTCCGGCAAATTACCCACGGATGCTACGCCTAGCACAAAAACTGAAGTATTTTCTAGCTGGAACGCCCCAACCGAAAAAGATGATGTGCACAAAAGAGTCCGCGTGGTCAAAGGCACCGATTTATTGGCGCCATCAGGCTACTCAGAAGACCAAGTGGAATATAAAATCTACACAGAATTGCATTCCGAAAGGCCAGATAATTCGGCCTGGGAAAACCCAGTATTAAAATGGGCGCAGGAGAACGGTTATAATAATGTACCGACGCAATACTATGATGGCTCGGTAATCACGGGAGGAGAAATTAATATCACCTGGCCCCAGAATGGTGGTCAGATCGCCGGCAATTTTACTATTAACGCCACGGTCAAGAATGAAACTGTGGTTAAAGAGATTGGGCTCTATTACGACAGCAATCTAGTGCGTAAAGTAACTCAGGCGCCCTGGACAGCCGAAGTCACCGGAGTAGTTTTAGATGGGAGGAGCCATCAAGTAACGGCCCGGCTATTTAAAAAAGATGGGAGCACGGTAGAAACTTCTATCAGTGTGATAGCGGGGCAGGCCCAATCTTCTGATATGGTCACTATGGCTAATCCCAGTACCAGCTTCTTCCCGTTAGATTTATCAGCGCAGCTGACCGAGAAAGGGAAGCAGCTTAATATCCAGAAGATAGAAATTTATTTAGACAATAAATTAGAAGAATCTTTTTTGCCCAACGCTACCGGAGCGTACACGGCTAGAGTTGAAAGCGGGATCAAGGGGCAACATAGTGCTTATGCTAAACTCTATGACAAAGGCGGAGCTACTTATACCAGCAATACGATTACTTTCGAAACCCGTTAAATTCCCCTCCTGCATTTTCCGTCATTCCCGCGCAGGCGGGAATCCAGACATAAACAAAAACATTTCTTTGCCACTTTTCTGGAAAAGTGGCGTAAAAGCTCCGGACAGTCGTTTTCGCTATGGCTCTAATAAAATTACCTTTCTATTTCGCCAAACTCGGCCGATAGCACATCGGCCTCGAACAGCTGGCTCCATAAGCGGTAATTTTATTGAGCCATGACGCTCAAACTCCAATGTCCGGGTTGGGGAAAAAACGCTCAGACTCCAATGTCTGGTTTTGGAGAGTCTGAATTCTAATAGTGGGAGCTTGTGCTAAACCTACCTCCGTTATATTATTAGACATTACCATACTTTTACTTTCAAGGTGTGTGCCTTGAAAGAAAGGAGGTCGAACCTTAATGAAGCACACTTTTGTGAGAGTCGGCAAAATCTCAGTTAAAACACTTCAGGATATTGCCAATATCTTTTGTGTTCCTCTCGAGATACTAGTGGAGTCTTCTGGTTACGGACGTATAATCTTTAGCTGCGAAGCTAGAGAAACTCAAAAAGCTCGAAAAGCTCGGAAAACTCAGAAGGCTCGAAAAGCTCGGAAGAAATTGCTCTATGTAGCAACATTCCCTGCCCAAGTTCTGCGGGGTGAAACAGTGATCATCTATATTGATCCCTCTTTCTGCTCAGAAAGAGAATCTCTCGAGTCATTCGATGAGCTGCCTCTGCGGCTCCAGAAATTCCTGGATTTGTTGTTGGACCTCTGGTTGTCATAATTCACCTCACAAATTCTACTCTCAACTCGTTCAATGCCTGTACTCACCCGAAATCAAGGACCGCTTTTTTTAAGCGGTCTATTCTTTTATCTAAAACCAATAGCTCTTCGCTATCCGCCAGCTGGTCGGATGTAGACCAGTGAGCTGTTGAAATAATGAGCACAAAAGATCTATCTGCTGGAGGAATAGTCAATTCTATGTAAATCAGGACTCCTAGCTATTTTTTAGTATATGTATTATCTTAAAGTATTAAAATCGTTTCTTGACATGGAGGAAATTTATGTCACTATTCGCTAGAATTGTTCTAGGGGACTTAGTTGTTCCCCGGACTTTCGGGGGGGTTAATGACCCCTGGTCTATCGGCACTGTCGTAGCAAACAAGCGTTTTGTAAAAGATACAATCGGTTCGTTATTGTCCATAAAAGATATCATCACAGATAAGGTTGTGGATGAAATAAGTTCAAACATTCATAAAATGGTGATCACGGACGATTATCCGAGAATAACCGATTTGGTTATTCCGAATGGAGGCAGCGCTAAAGATATAGGGAAAGTTATCGGAGAAATCGAATTGGATAGCCTTCATCCCAAGCTCGTGGTGCAGAACCTTGTCACATCAGAAAAAACCCAAATTGCCTCTGCGTTAGTAAGAGCGCTCAGGTGTTATGGCACAAGATGGGAAGATTTCCCCCTTGAAGATATGAAGGATAAGATCCTTGTCTTCACGGAATCGGGAGGATTGTTTATTGGACAAATCGATACCATTAGGCTCGTAACCGTATGTCAGGGGCTTCAGATTCAGCTACAGAAGGTCGAACGGCTTAGTCGCCGCCCGACCCATTTATGGCAATCTTTCCACGAATGTCGTCCCATAATAATATATCCGTTCGATTCAAAGAAAAGACCCCAGGCGGAAAGCTACGGTGTGATTAGTTTTAGAGAAGTGGGGACGGTCTATATATTCGAGAATAAAGAGATTGCTTCCCGATTTATCGCTGACAAACATACTACGGCGATACCTAAATGCCTGGCTGTATCGGCGTAATTTCCCCTGTTGTATCTTGTAACGGCCTGAACAATTTTGTTCGGGCTGTTTTACTTATGAGGGTAGATCCTGTGATATTATCTATCCCTAGGAGTCAAATCACAAAAAGATGCTCTAGTAGTCACTAATTTGCTTGATTAAAATTGTTTTTTCGTATATTGTTATTGTATTCTTGGCAATCAGGAGATAGCCTATGAATGCACACTAATATAAGAGAAGGAGTGATGAATTATGCCGCTAGTTAGAGTATCAGGCCACCTTGTTGCCGATGCTGAAAAACGCGATGCATTGCGCAATAGCATTGTGCAGAAAATAATGGGCGTCGAAAAGCTTGGTATCAACGATGAAAAAGGGATTACATGTTTGATTTACCCGACCGATAAGTTAGAGAGTGACCCTGGAACCGCTATCATCGTGGAAGTTATCGGATTATTTGATAAGCCCGAACGAACTGGTGAGGTTCTTAATTATTTAGCGGCTGAACTGAATGCGGCAATGAGGGAACATTTTCCTGAAACTGACCTGATTCAGTGTTTCACCAACCCATCTGACCCTGCCAAAGGATTTTCGGAGTCACGGAAGAAATCTGCACTGACAACCTAGTAAAAGTCCTGCCCTAAACTGATATGCAGTTATTACTCAAAAATTGATCGCCCTGTTTTGCAACAGGGCTTATTTTTATCTAAAAACTATAAAACCGGTCCTAACCTGCCTCGACTTGTCGCGAGTCAATGCGGGCATCTTCCATCCTTCGCAGGCAGCTACGGAATAGCAGGCCAATACTGTCTGTTATAAGAGCCGGTTATTTTGTATATCAAAATATTAGATTAAAACTGATAAAATAGGATCGTGATGAAAACTAAAGGCTATAAAATAACCTTCTGCCTGAGTGCTGGCTATACTGGAACCGGCAAGACTTATACTGCAAAATTTGCCGAGAAAGTAGTTGAGCAGTGGATGACAGGACGATTAAACAAGGGATTACCTACGGTAAATGGTGTCCTTTCTTTCGGTAAACTATTCTTTCCAGCTCATGGTAGGAGAAAAGATGGCAAGTTAATCTCGGTAGCCGAAGTAGGAGTATACACAGGAGAAGCTTCTTCGATAGCCGATGCCAAACTAAAAGACAGCGAGATTAAAAATACCCTAATATCTTTAGCCACTACACTCAAAGAGAGGTTGCAGCAGGATAAGGTATATATTATCTACAAAGACAAGAACTGGTTTGTTTGAAAATAAACCCTAACTTCTTCCAAGATAGAGAGCCAAATAAATTGAGGCTTAGTGGAGCCTTTTTTTATTTACCCTATGTCGTGAGTTATAATTTTGGTGGTAAAATTTGGTTATGAAAATAAGATTATTACAATGGAACACTTGGTTTAAAGAAGACGTAGAGAACAAATTACAACTTCTAAAGGAAGTTAATGCTGATATTTATTGTTTGCAAGAACTAAACATCAGCAAGGATAACAACGAATTTGAGTATATTAAAGAAAAACTCCATCTGAAAGGTGCTCTCGGAACTACGGACACCGACCACGGTGGGCAAGGAAACGCTATTTTAGCGAAATTCCCCATAAATTATTCAGAAACTAGTTTTGTTAAGGAGCCAGTGGAACCAAGAACTCATTTTTCCGATGAAGGAAGAATCTACGTAGAGACTCAGATTCAATTGCCCGATAATACAATGCTAAACATCGGAACGACACATATGTCCTATACTGACGCTTTTGAAGAAAATATGTTAAAGGAAGGCGAGTCGAACAAACTATTGGAATTGATTGGGGACCATAAAACCAATTTTATATTTTCTGGCGACTTAAATACGCCTGAAGATTCCAAATTAATAAAAGAATTAGAGAAATCATTAGATAATGCAGGACCCAATTATGAAGAAAAAACCTGGACCACAAAAGACTTTAATTATAACGGGTTTACTGCTAAATCACTTGAATGGAGATTGGATTTTATATTCAAAACAATGGACATTAAAGTTGTGAATGCAAAAGTGGTACATACAGATTTTTCTGACCATCTTCCGATTCTGGTCGAATTAGAGATTTAGTTATTTTGGTTCTAATATTGTCTACTACCTGGAACCAAACAGAATCATTAGGTTTAAATACGGAGAGGGTTGACGGAGAGAAGGGTTTGGGGCAGGATATAATGGCTTTATAGGTAATTTTTGCGTATGAAATCAGAGAAAAAAGTAGATAAATCACAGGTCGAGCTGAAAATCGCACTAGAAGAAGGAGAGTGGCAGGAAGCGATCAAACAAGCAGCGACTAAACTTTCACAGGGTCTAAAAATTGCCGGATTTCGTCCCGGCAAAGCCCCACTTGAGGTAATTATGAATGAAGTCGGGGAAACTCGCGTGGTTAGTGAAGCGGCGGAATTCGCTATCAATAAGTTTTATCTAACAGCACTAAAAGAACAGCAGGTTTTACCAATCGTCCCGCCGAAAATTTCCGTAGAAAAAGTTGAATTAAAAACTCCTTTAGTCTTTACTGCCACAGTCGTTACCTTGCCAGAAGTGGAATTAGGGGATTATAAAACTATTAAAATTGCACCAAATCCCGTCGCAGTGGATGCTGACCGGATTGATGGAGTTTTAAAAAATATTCAACGCCAACAGGCGACTTTTAATTTAGTTGAGCGGGAAGCTAAACTCGGCGATTGGGCGGAAATCGATTTTGAGGGCAAACTTGAGGGGAAACCGTTTGCAGGAGGTAGCAGCAAAAATCATCCGTTAATTATAGGCGATGGCGTATTCTTGCCTGATTTTGAAACTGCTCTCATTGGTATGAAAGCGGGCGAGGAAAAGACTTTTTCAATTACATTCCCACTGGATTACAAAGCTGATCTGGCTAACAAAACTGTCGAATTTACCGTTAAATTGCATCGAGTGAAAGCGGTGGTATTGCCGGAATTAAATGATGAGTTAGCTAAAGCAGTCGGAAAATTCGATAACCTCGAAGCTCTCAAAAAAGATATCAGCAAGTTTTTAGAAGAAGATGCGACCAAACAGGAATTAGATCGGCAAAAAGAAGAAGCCATCAACCAACTAATTAAATTAGCCAAGGTTGATTTGCCGGAAGTATTGGTAGAGCAAGAGATTGACGGAATGGTACACGACCTGGAGCATCAACTAGAACATCAAAAAACGACTTTAGCCGAATATCTCAAAAAAACCGAGATGACTGAACAGAAACTGCGAGAAGATTGGCAAGCGACGGCCCGAAGGCGAGTGCTGGCTGGCCTGGCATTGAATGCTTTTCAGAAAGCGGAAAATATTATAGCTACCGATCAGGATATTGATAAAGAAATTGCTCGGTTGCAAGAGATCTATCCGGCCGATAAAGAAAAAATTGTCGAAAAATATCAGCAAGAGTGGGAACGGGGCCGGCTCAAAACATTGCTCTCTGGTCAGATGGCCATCGATAAGCTCTGGCAGATGGCCACCAAATAACAAAAATAACTTGTCATTCCGGACTTGCGCCAGTCCTCCGTAGCTCGGAGAGCGAAGGATGGAATCCGGAATCCCTGCCTACCGGCAGGCAGACAGGCCTGGATCCTGAATCCGAACTTGGTCTTCGACCAGTCGGTCCAGGATGACAACAAAGCAGGGATGTTATAATAGGAACAGTTACTCTTAACCGGTAAACCTATGAATTTAATCCCGATGGTGATCGAAAAGTCTTCGTTTGGCGAACGCGCTTTTGATATTTATTCACGCTTGCTTAAAGATCGCATTATTTTTATCGGCGAGCCGATCGATGATAATGTGGCGAATTTAATTATTGCCCAACTTCTCTTTTTAGAAAGCGAAGATCCGAAAAAGGATATTCATATGTATATCAATAGCCCGGGAGGCTCGGTCACAGCCGGTTTGGCAATCTATGACACGATGCAGCACATTAAATGCGATGTTTCCACGATGTGTGTAGGAATGGCAGCGTCTATGGCAGCCGTCCTGTTGGCCGCTGGCGCCCACGGCAAACGGTTTGCCTTGCCCCATGCCCGGATATTGATTCATCAAGTGATGGGAGGGGCTCAAGGCCAAGCTAGCGATATCGATATCCAAGCCAAAGAAATCCTCCGCATCAAAGTTATCTTAAATGAAATTTTATCTGATCATACTGGCCAATCGGTAGATAAGATTGAGAAGGATGCCGATCGCGATTACTACATGTCGGCCGATGAAGCGAAGAAATATGGCTTAGTGGATAAGGTGACCGACAAAGCCAAAGTCGCTACCGCTGCTTAATTATTGTTTCAGTTAATTAGTATAAAACTATTTACAGGAGCTGTTTTTCATGTAATTTGTAGATATCATTTTGTTCTTTTGGAGGAAAAGCTAAATGATAACAATAGATGATCTCGATGCCAGGATCGAAGATTTTTCCGATGCTAGTAAGTGGTTAATGGCTAGTATCAAGAAGTTCTCCGTGGCTGGGGGGAATAAGGAAAAACAGAAGCAGTTTAAGTGTCTCAAGCAAGCTGCTGCAACTGCCATTGAAGAAGCCAGAATAGCCATTGACGGGTTCCAAGACGAATTAGAATTCTTGTTATCACAATAAGAATAAAAATATAGTCTTGGTTCCCCATCTCTGCCCTGCGGGTGGTCAAGCAAGCCACCCTTTTCTTTTTGCTATGATGATGAGTAATGGATATAACCATACTTGATCACAATTTGGAGCTATTGGTCGGTCACAGCCAGGCGAAACATTTATTAACTAAAGGCTTGGTTATGGGCAGTTGCTCGGCTTATTTATTAGTCGGGCCTCCTTATGTCGGAAAAGGGTTTTTAGCGCGACTGATGGCAGCTAGCTTGCATAACAAAGACAATACTCAGCGTCCCCATCCAGATACAGTTATCTTTGATGACATTCTCGCAAAAAATAGCGGCGATAGCGACGAAAACCAATGGAAACAATCGGTCGATGATTTTATCCATGCGATTTATTTGTCACCTGTCCAATCATCTAAAAAAGTGGGTATTGTCGAGAATATTGATCGGTTTAGCCCCCAGGCTCTTAATGCTTTGTTGAAGACTCTCGAAGAGCCGCCGGCGCGAGCCGTGTTGATCCTGACTGCCCGGGAAGCCACTGATATCTTACCGACGATTATTTCGCGGGTGCAGGTTGTGCGGTTGCATTATTTGTCTGATGCGGAAATTACTGATTATTTACAAACACAACAGGCTAAGCAAATTCCAGAAATCATCGCTTTGGCCAATGGAGCGGTCGGAATGACCAGCCGATTATTGCAAGATGATAAATTATTGGATAAATCCATTAAAGGTATGGCTGATTTTGGTATCTGGCTGCAAAAAGATGTGTACAAAATATTGCAACTGGCTAACATTAAAGATCGCGACGAAGCCATAGTTTTAGTGCAAATGTGGTTAAATTTAGCGCACCGAGCTTGGTTAGGAAAATTAAATAATACCACCGGTCCTTTGGCGGATTTGGCCCAGAATTATTCCACAACTGATTTCATCCGTATTATTGACCGCTTAAAATCGGTCTTATTGGCTTTAGAAAATAACGCCAATGTCCGGATTGCTTTAGAAGCGACTCTACTCTCTATCGTCTAAGGTTTGTTATAATAAGAAAGATTCTTGGGATATAACCTAAATAGGAGATATTTTTAAAAGATGGCCATATTAGAGCTGATTATTTTTGCCGCAACCGTAGTCTTGTTGATTATGATCCTGAAAAAATTGCCTCTCGAAAAAGAGGTAGTTAAACGATTGTCTCACGAAGCTCGTCAATTAGTTAAAGATGAAGACGAAGAAGAGGATGATGATGAAGATGTGGTAGCTCGGGCAGATCGCTTGGCTCAAACGGGAGAATACCATAAAGCCGAAAGAATTTATTTGCGTCTAATTACTAAAGATCCGCAAGCCGCCAGTTTATACAATAAATTAGCGTTGGTTTATTTAGGCGATAAAAACTATAAAGACGCAAGTCACGCTTTAGAGCAAGCCTTGCAATTGGAGCCGGATAATGATACTTTTTACAATAATCAAGGCCTATTGTTCTATCAGCAAGCCCAATATGAAGAATCAATTGAAAGTTACGAAAAGTCGATTGCCATTAACAATAAGGTAGCCTCGCGGTTTATGAATTTAGGGCTGGCTTATTTTATGTCCAAAAAGCACCGGAAAGCAGCGGACGCTTATGAAAAGGCCTTAATTTTGGAACCGCATAACGATGAGTATAAGCGATTATTAGCGGACGCCGAAGCCAAATTAAAGTAATTCTAGTTACTTTCCCAAGGAAAGTAACCAAAGTCCTCCGGCAGTCACCCTTGCTCTGGATAATATGAAAATATAGCTTTCCGTTCTCGCCGGTATAACCGGCTTCACGAAGTGCTAATTTTCATCATCCAGTACGCTCGGGTTCCAATGCCGGGTAGGGGAAAAGAAGCGGTCGAATTACAATTTTGATATTCTTGATTAGCTGAGCGATAGATTGAAATATAGGATGCCGGTGTAGCTCAGTGGTAGAGCAATCGCTTTGTAAGCGAAAGGTCGCGGGTTCAAATCCCATCACCGGCTCCATAATATTGAAAACATGCCGGGATACTCAAGTGGTCAACGAGAGCGGTCTGTAAAACCGTTGCCTTTATGGCTGCGTAGGTCCGAATCCTACTCCCGGCACCAGCAAAAAATATTACACACCTTTAGGTGGGCAATATTTTTTGCTATGTATCTAATTAGGATTCGGACCTGGGAAAGGGGTCGGGGAAACGGGAGTTTCCCCGTAGTGGAGGCAACCCCGAGCAATAGTCGAGGGGTGTCGGACCTGCCTACCGGCAGGCAGGACCGCAAGGGTCCGAGGAGTCCCGATGTAACATCGGGACGACAGGTTCCATATCCTACTCCCGGCACCAGAAAATTGCCTACCACCATCCGGTGGCTAGCAATTTTCTGATATTGAGATAGTTGGGATTCGGACCTGGGAAAGGGGTTGGGAAATACAGAGGGTATTATCTAGTAAAAGATAATAGTCTTGACAAATCAATAAAAGTATAGTATAATGAAATAATATTTATAAACTGATTAATATGTCGACCGAAACCTTTTCCAACCCAGATCTTTCTGAAATTAACTCTAGTGAAAACATAGGTGATCTTGGAGGCGGGACAGAAACGGAAGTGTCGCCAGAGGAAGTAATAACAGAAACAGAAAACCAGCCTGGTCAAGAGCCGGTAGGTCCAACTGAGGGTATAAAAAAAGAAGAAATTCCTTCAACTGAATCAGAAGCAGACATTCAACGAAAAATAGATGAAGCGACCACAGAACTGAACTTGGCTTTCTCTGAAAAAGAATCTCAAGGTTTAAATCCCGATAAAACCAAATCAGAAGAAATCCTGTCATTAGAAGAATTACTAAGCGATGAAGAACTTGTAACCATAGGTAAACAGTTTATTAAACTATTTGAATCTCTCACCCTGCAAGAATTACAAAGCATGATTGAAACTGGTCTTAACTCGAAGGGCGAAGAAGTGAGGAATCCAGCTACTGGAGAGAGATTAACACCAGAAATGACCAAGACCTTAGCAAAGACATTTCAACAACTCCTTTTTGTCTGGCTTCGTTTTATATTCGAACTTATTACCGGACTCCCGCAGGGGAATCAACAAGAAGAAACTACCAAAGAGCCTTATCATCCGGCGAATCAGACGCCTGAAGCAACTGCATCAATAGAACCGCTAGAAGAAACTGAAAAGTTGGGTGATACGAAAATAATTCCTTCTACTGAGGATACTGGAAAGTAGGACCATCAAGCATTCTTAGGTGATGTAGAAAAACGTAAGGTCAGCTATTGGGCAATGACTGGTTTTTTGTTGTATAATTTACTCAGTAAATGAAATTGTACATTGAATAGAATGGATTGGGTATGCTTTCATGAAGAATCAGTATGAGA includes the following:
- a CDS encoding endonuclease/exonuclease/phosphatase family protein, translating into MKIRLLQWNTWFKEDVENKLQLLKEVNADIYCLQELNISKDNNEFEYIKEKLHLKGALGTTDTDHGGQGNAILAKFPINYSETSFVKEPVEPRTHFSDEGRIYVETQIQLPDNTMLNIGTTHMSYTDAFEENMLKEGESNKLLELIGDHKTNFIFSGDLNTPEDSKLIKELEKSLDNAGPNYEEKTWTTKDFNYNGFTAKSLEWRLDFIFKTMDIKVVNAKVVHTDFSDHLPILVELEI
- the tig gene encoding trigger factor produces the protein MKSEKKVDKSQVELKIALEEGEWQEAIKQAATKLSQGLKIAGFRPGKAPLEVIMNEVGETRVVSEAAEFAINKFYLTALKEQQVLPIVPPKISVEKVELKTPLVFTATVVTLPEVELGDYKTIKIAPNPVAVDADRIDGVLKNIQRQQATFNLVEREAKLGDWAEIDFEGKLEGKPFAGGSSKNHPLIIGDGVFLPDFETALIGMKAGEEKTFSITFPLDYKADLANKTVEFTVKLHRVKAVVLPELNDELAKAVGKFDNLEALKKDISKFLEEDATKQELDRQKEEAINQLIKLAKVDLPEVLVEQEIDGMVHDLEHQLEHQKTTLAEYLKKTEMTEQKLREDWQATARRRVLAGLALNAFQKAENIIATDQDIDKEIARLQEIYPADKEKIVEKYQQEWERGRLKTLLSGQMAIDKLWQMATK
- the clpP gene encoding ATP-dependent Clp endopeptidase proteolytic subunit ClpP, with product MNLIPMVIEKSSFGERAFDIYSRLLKDRIIFIGEPIDDNVANLIIAQLLFLESEDPKKDIHMYINSPGGSVTAGLAIYDTMQHIKCDVSTMCVGMAASMAAVLLAAGAHGKRFALPHARILIHQVMGGAQGQASDIDIQAKEILRIKVILNEILSDHTGQSVDKIEKDADRDYYMSADEAKKYGLVDKVTDKAKVATAA
- a CDS encoding AAA family ATPase, which produces MDITILDHNLELLVGHSQAKHLLTKGLVMGSCSAYLLVGPPYVGKGFLARLMAASLHNKDNTQRPHPDTVIFDDILAKNSGDSDENQWKQSVDDFIHAIYLSPVQSSKKVGIVENIDRFSPQALNALLKTLEEPPARAVLILTAREATDILPTIISRVQVVRLHYLSDAEITDYLQTQQAKQIPEIIALANGAVGMTSRLLQDDKLLDKSIKGMADFGIWLQKDVYKILQLANIKDRDEAIVLVQMWLNLAHRAWLGKLNNTTGPLADLAQNYSTTDFIRIIDRLKSVLLALENNANVRIALEATLLSIV
- a CDS encoding tetratricopeptide repeat protein, coding for MAILELIIFAATVVLLIMILKKLPLEKEVVKRLSHEARQLVKDEDEEEDDDEDVVARADRLAQTGEYHKAERIYLRLITKDPQAASLYNKLALVYLGDKNYKDASHALEQALQLEPDNDTFYNNQGLLFYQQAQYEESIESYEKSIAINNKVASRFMNLGLAYFMSKKHRKAADAYEKALILEPHNDEYKRLLADAEAKLK